A window of Malania oleifera isolate guangnan ecotype guangnan chromosome 5, ASM2987363v1, whole genome shotgun sequence contains these coding sequences:
- the LOC131156294 gene encoding aluminum-activated malate transporter 12-like, which translates to MISSSTVIPIPSGAGIPAEERKEFRQCSLLSSFVSFLKEKGSKIDTRRLAHSIKVGIALVLVSLLYLLDPLYEQVGDNAMWAIMTVVVIFEFFPGATLKKGLNRGIGTILGGGFGCLAAISAQQFGGIGNTIVLGTSVFVFGAAATYARLIPSIKRKYDYGAMIFILTFNLVAVSGLRAEKVMELARDRLSTIGMGFAVCIFTSLFVFPVWASDELHHSIASKFEKLASSIEGCLDEYFRLADEKENRPQAGFSSCKAVLNSKSQDESLATFARWEPWHGKFGLSHPWDKYLQIGDALRELAATTLSLRSSLQSTRQPAPFQRLLIREPCEMVGTSLAWTLRELGESIKKMRRCRPGALAVAKLQSVRLELSLAVSASKLGELENGDELAVANLVFLLGEIAEKVEALAKEVEDLGELASFHAK; encoded by the exons ATGATCAGCTCAAGCACTGTGATACCAATCCCAAGTGGAGCTGGGATTCCTGCTGAAGAGAGGAAAGAGTTTCGCCAATGCTCTCTTCTTTCTAGTTTTGTTTCTTTCCTCAAGGAGAAAGGAAGCAAGATTGACACGAGAAGACTGGCTCACAGCATCAAGGTTGGAATCGCCTTGGTTTTGGTTTCGCTTCTCTACTTACTTGATCCACTTTACGAGCAAGTTGGGGATAATGCTATGTGGGCTATCATGACTGTTGTCGTCATCTTCGAGTTCTTCCCAG GTGCGACACTTAAAAAGGGCTTAAATCGCGGGATTGGAACTATATTAGGGGGTGGATTTGGATGTTTGGCTGCAATTTCTGCTCAGCAATTTGGGGGGATAGGCAACACCATTGTTTTGGGCACTTCTGTATTTGTCTTTG GGGCAGCCGCAACATACGCAAGATTGATTCCCAGCATTAAGAGGAAGTACGACTATGGAGCCATGATCTTCATCCTCACCTTCAATCTGGTTGCTGTCTCGGGTTTGCGAGCAGAGAAGGTGATGGAGTTAGCCCGTGACCGCCTCTCTACAATTGGTATGGGGTTTGCTGTCTGCATCTTCACCAGCTTATTTGTCTTCCCTGTGTGGGCTAGTGATGAACTTCATCACTCCATAGCCTCAAAATTCGAAAAACTAGCTTCCTCTATTGAAG gatgcTTGGATGAATACTTCAGATTAGCAGACGAAAAGGAAAACCGGCCTCAAGCTGGTTTCAGCAGTTGCAAAGCAGTATTAAATTCAAAGTCACAAGATGAGTcactg GCAACTTTTGCAAGATGGGAACCGTGGCATGGTAAATTTGGTCTCTCCCATCCCTGGGACAAATATCTGCAGATTGGAGATGCTCTTAGAGAGCTGGCAGCAACCACCCTTTCACTAAGGAGCAGTCTTCAATCTACAAGACAG CCCGCTCCATTTCAGAGGCTCTTGATCAGAGAACCATGCGAAATGGTTGGAACATCACTAGCATGGACGCTAAGAGAGCTCGGGGAGAGCATCAAGAAAATGAGAAGATGCCGGCCAGGAGCCTTGGCGGTAGCAAAGCTGCAGTCTGTGAGACTAGAGCTGAGCCTGGCAGTATCTGCTTCCAAGCTTGGAGAACTAGAGAATGGAGATGAACTTGCAGTTGCTAACCTAGTGTTCCTGCTAGGCGAAATTGCAGAAAAAGTGGAAGCACTAGCAAAAGAAGTTGAGGACCTTGGAGAGCTTGCCAGTTTTCATGCCAAATAG